From the genome of Myripristis murdjan chromosome 22, fMyrMur1.1, whole genome shotgun sequence, one region includes:
- the LOC115380856 gene encoding dr1-associated corepressor isoform X2: MPGQRRRYSVRFPPSRIKKIMQKNTEVGRIAMAVPVIISRALEMFLKSLLTKTCLISQSKHSAVISVAHMKQCIESEKLFHFLKELAERSTSKSAQRDGRGLSMWPLYRTKLQEMSVKKPSEAGESALKARGDSLDNDDSSSESELFICL, translated from the exons ATGCccggacagaggaggagatacAGCGTGCGCTTCCCCccg AGTCGTATCAAGAAGAtcatgcagaaaaacacagaggtggGGAGGATCGCGATGGCCGTCCCTGTGATCATAT CGCGGGCGTTGGAGATGTTCCTGAAGTCTCTGCTGACCAAAACCTGCCTGATCAGCCAGTCCAAACACAGCGCCGTCATATCCGTCGCCCACAT GAAGCAGTGCATTGAGTCGGAGAAGCTGTTCCACTTCCTGAAGGAGCTGGCGGAGCGCAGCACGTCCAAGTCGGCCCAGAGGGACGGCCGAGGCCTGAGCATGTGGCCGTTATACAG GACGAAGCTGCAGGAGATGTCTGTGAAAAAGCCGTCTGAAGCGGGAGAATCGGCCTTGAAAGCGAGAGGCGACTCGCTGGACAACGACGACAGCTCCAGC GAGTCGGAGCTCTTCATCTGCCTGTGA
- the LOC115380856 gene encoding dr1-associated corepressor isoform X1: MPGQRRRYSVRFPPSRIKKIMQKNTEVGRIAMAVPVIISARALEMFLKSLLTKTCLISQSKHSAVISVAHMKQCIESEKLFHFLKELAERSTSKSAQRDGRGLSMWPLYRTKLQEMSVKKPSEAGESALKARGDSLDNDDSSSESELFICL; this comes from the exons ATGCccggacagaggaggagatacAGCGTGCGCTTCCCCccg AGTCGTATCAAGAAGAtcatgcagaaaaacacagaggtggGGAGGATCGCGATGGCCGTCCCTGTGATCATAT CAGCGCGGGCGTTGGAGATGTTCCTGAAGTCTCTGCTGACCAAAACCTGCCTGATCAGCCAGTCCAAACACAGCGCCGTCATATCCGTCGCCCACAT GAAGCAGTGCATTGAGTCGGAGAAGCTGTTCCACTTCCTGAAGGAGCTGGCGGAGCGCAGCACGTCCAAGTCGGCCCAGAGGGACGGCCGAGGCCTGAGCATGTGGCCGTTATACAG GACGAAGCTGCAGGAGATGTCTGTGAAAAAGCCGTCTGAAGCGGGAGAATCGGCCTTGAAAGCGAGAGGCGACTCGCTGGACAACGACGACAGCTCCAGC GAGTCGGAGCTCTTCATCTGCCTGTGA
- the cdca4 gene encoding cell division cycle-associated protein 4: protein MFPKGTKRKFSDSGEEPVPSGEQGQPAPSAAARTLSSSYSLQRQSLLDMSLIKLQLCHMLVEPNLCRSVLIANTVRQIQEEMTQDGTWQIMTQALAAAQCPADRLVATEVLCRQTDMAAQAGQSPKPFSVVGLEEGYHSEEVVMDGDGDTEVTMSTLSTVSPQLSSASYLPGPFGMGPCWEEEEEEGECEEDEEEDSEECVSEGEEADRDHLTGDSRTGEQVFGTFEIKHPAPPPDPALEELFSDVDASYYDLDTVLTGMQSAPKMGPYDLLESLSSHGPTALSSSTSCRSDLNELDHIMEIIVGS from the coding sequence ATGTTCCCGAAGGGCACAAAGCGCAAGTTCTCCGACTCCGGGGAGGAGCCGGTCCCCAGCGGCGAGCAGGGCCAGCCGGCTCCGTCCGCTGCAGCTCGGACGCTGTCGTCCTCCTATAGCCTGCAGCGGCAGTCGCTGCTTGACATGTCGCTGATCAAGCTGCAGCTCTGCCACATGCTGGTGGAGCCCAACCTGTGCCGCTCCGTGCTCATCGCCAACACGGTGCGGCAGATCCAGGAGGAGATGACCCAGGACGGCACCTGGCAGATAATGACCCAGGCCCTGGCGGCTGCGCAGTGTCCCGCCGACCGCCTGGTGGCCACCGAGGTGCTCTGCCGGCAGACCGACATGGCGGCTCAGGCCGGCCAGAGCCCCAAGCCGTTCTCAGTGGTGGGGCTGGAGGAAGGCTACCACTCGGAGGAGGTGGTGATGGACGGAGACGGGGACACCGAGGTCACCATGTCCACTTTGTCGACCGTCTCCCCCCAGCTCTCCTCGGCCTCGTACCTGCCGGGCCCCTTTGGCATGGGGCCctgctgggaggaggaggaggaggaaggtgagtgtgaggaggatgaagaggaggacagCGAGGAGTGTGTATCggagggggaggaggcagaCCGGGACCACCTGACTGGAGACTCCAGGACAGGAGAGCAGGTTTTTGGGACTTTTGAGATCAAGCACCCGGCGCCGCCCCCTGACCCCGCGCTCGAGGAGCTGTTTTCGGATGTGGACGCCTCCTACTATGACCTGGATACCGTGCTCACGGGCATGCAGAGCGCCCCGAAGATGGGCCCCTATGACCTCTTGGAGAGCCTTTCCTCTCACGGGCCCACGGCCCTCAGCTCCAGCACGAGCTGCAGGTCAGACCTAAACGAACTGGACCACATCATGGAGATCATAGTGGGCTCGTGA
- the LOC115380854 gene encoding activator of 90 kDa heat shock protein ATPase homolog 1-like: MAKWGEGDPRWIVEERADATNVNNWHWTERDATNWSSDKLKSLLLGLSVENEDGRCEVTDVSKVEGEASINNRKGKLIFFYEWNLKATWTGKTKGGVKYQGGIEVPNLSDENDMEDLDIAISLNKDEPETPLLNLMRTKGSDKVREALGSYVGFLKTEFTQGMILPTANGVSKPQSSSQAKTKMDKTQISSGSTATPVNTGVKIPTCKFSMKDTFLTSPAELYRVFLNQEMVQAFTHAPASVDGEKGGKFRLLDGNVFGEFTELVAEQKIVMKWRYSTWPCEHYATITLSFCDRGNETELKLESRGVPESDEERTKQGWQRYYFEAIKQTFGFGARLY; encoded by the exons ATGGCTAAATGGGGAGAAGGGGACCCTCGCTGGATCGTGGAGGAGAGAGCCGACGCGACTAATGTCAACAACTGGCACTG GACTGAACGAGATGCAACAAACTGGTCGTCCGACAAGTTAAAATCTCTGCTGCTCGGGCTGAGTGTGGAGAACGAGGATGGAAGGTGTGAGGTGACGGATGTGAGCAAAGTGGAAGGAGAAGCCTCGATCAACAACCGCAAAGGGAAACTTATTTTCTTCTACGAATGGAACCTGAAAGCAACTTGGACCG gaaAGACAAAAGGAGGCGTCAAGTACCAAGGAGGTATCGAAGTCCCAAACCTCTCCGACGAGAACGACATGGAGGATCTTGAT ATCGCTATATCGCTGAACAAAGACGAGCCGGAGACGCCACTGCTCAACCTGATGAGGACGAAGGGATCCGACAAAGTGCGTGAAGCTTTGGGGAGTTACGTCGGTTTCTTAAAAACAG AGTTCACACAGGGAATGATCCTGCCCACCGCTAACGGAGTGTCCAAGCCTCAGTCGTCCTCGCAGGCAAAAACCAAGATGGACAAAACTCAG ATTTCCTCGGGCAGCACGGCCACTCCAGTCAACACCGGCGTCAAGATCCCCACCTGTAAATTCAGCATGAAAGACACCTTCCTCACCTCGCCAGCCGAACTCTACAGGGTTTTTCTCAACCAGGAG ATGGTCCAGGCTTTCACGCACGCTCCCGCGAGCGTCGACGGAGAGAAGGGCGGAAAGTTTCGTCTGCTAGACGGAAATGTTTTCGGAGAATTCACAGAGCTG GTCGCCGAGCAGAAAATAGTCATGAAGTGGCGGTACAGCACCTGGCCCTGCG agcACTACGCGACCATCACCCTGAGCTTCTGCGACCGAGGCAACGAGACGGAGCTGAAGCTGGAGAGCCGGGGCGTCCCGGAGAGCGACGAGGAGAGGACGAAACAGGGCTGGCAGAGATACTACTTCGAGGCTATCAAACAGACTTTTGGCTTTGGAGCGCGACTCTACTGA